Proteins co-encoded in one Siniperca chuatsi isolate FFG_IHB_CAS linkage group LG11, ASM2008510v1, whole genome shotgun sequence genomic window:
- the ptpn20 gene encoding tyrosine-protein phosphatase non-receptor type 20 isoform X5, translated as MKPQLNRKQIVTKLLDQSCKDIRKTQSDGWSSEEDDDDVFDATGREMTSRQTGPPIVSEEELASLALISPAKTSQYSGSRVKALIQILQHQLDQQELVKEFMALEHLKPSDNCLVGKAPENRDKNRYRDILPYDETRVAVGDNQDYINASYIRLQVGDEKFFYISCQGPLPSTVPAFWQMIWENKSDVIAMMTQEVERGRTKCHKYWPEKLGIPLDTSRYQLHLENQQYLEYFHIKVIRMVETETGETHFVRHLKFTHWPDHGVPHSSEQLVRFIRYLRAVHHKGPATVHCSAGIGRTGVLICTDILLSLIENDLPINVSDIVKEMRLQRHGMIQTKEQYLFCYKVWLEVLQGILQLHGNQWQPESPRDHKVV; from the exons ATGAAACCTCAATTAAACAG GAAACAGATTGTGACCAAACTTTTGGACCAGTCCTGCAAAGACATCCGGAAAACCCAGTCAGACGGCTGGAGCAGcgaagaagatgatgatgatgtatttgACGCCACCGGTCGGGAAATGACCTCACGCCAAACAG GCCCACCCATTGTATCAGAGGAGGAACTGGCCAGTTTAGCTCTCATTAGCCCGGCTAAGACCAGCCAGTATTCAGGCTCCAGGGTCAAAGCTCTCATCCAGATTCTGCAGCATCAACTGGACCAGCAGGAACTGGTCAAAGAGTTcatg GCTCTGGAGCATCTGAAGCCCTCTGACAACTGTCTGGTGGGAAAAGCCCCTGAGAACAGAGATAAGAACCGTTACAGAGACATCCTACCCT ATGACGAAACCCGTGTTGCCGTTGGAGACAACCAGGACTACATCAACGCCAGCTACATCCGCTTGCAAGTTGGCGATGAAAAGTTCTTCTACATCTCCTGCCAGGGCCCTCTGCCGTCCACAGTGCCGGCTTTCTGGCAGATGATCTGGGAAAACAAATCTGATGTCATTGCCATGATGACCCAGGAAGTAGAACGGGGAAGGACAAAATGTCACAAGTACTGGCCAGAGAAGCTAGGCATTCCTCTGGACACCAGCAGGTACCAGCTACACCTGGAGAACCAACAGTACCTGGAGTATTTCCACATCAAGGTCATCCGCATGGTGGAGACAGAG ACCGGTGAGACCCATTTTGTCCGTCACCTGAAGTTCACACACTGGCCTGACCACGGCGTGCCGCACAGCTCCGAGCAGCTGGTTCGCTTCATCCGCTACCTGAGGGCGGTGCACCACAAGGGACCAGCCACTGTGCACTGCAGCGCCGGCATCGGACGGACAGGAGTTCTCATCTGCACTGACATTCTCCTCAGCCTCATTGAGAACGATTTGCCT ATTAATGTGAGCGACATTGTAAAAGAGATGAGGCTTCAGCGGCATGGGATGATTCAAACCAAG GAACAGTATCTCTTCTGCTACAAAGTTTGGTTGGAGGTTTTACAGGGCATTTTACAGCTTCACGGCAACCAATGGCAACCGGAAAGTCCCAGAGACCACAAAGTAGTTTGA
- the ptpn20 gene encoding tyrosine-protein phosphatase non-receptor type 20 isoform X4, whose amino-acid sequence MDEEVGVEAVCRTAGNFRCLSLTQEHDSCIMQVEFTKPEGGGLGFALVGGTNGSMLRVKEICSGGVAEQDGRLRVGDILLEVNGVIVSGLSYSKVVDILRKAEGSVQLTICRDILPLTYSESPTPPNMSAQTEAILAEQPAPVSSPDTCSSPDVMLNKPVERPPEATSDPVVTEADVFLTSPPPPPRQLTVVTDETSIKQESCNSTPSHQACCPSLNVTDMLHGASDRKQIVTKLLDQSCKDIRKTQSDGWSSEEDDDDVFDATGREMTSRQTGPPIVSEEELASLALISPAKTSQYSGSRVKALIQILQHQLDQQELVKEFMALEHLKPSDNCLVGKAPENRDKNRYRDILPYDETRVAVGDNQDYINASYIRLQVGDEKFFYISCQGPLPSTVPAFWQMIWENKSDVIAMMTQEVERGRTKCHKYWPEKLGIPLDTSRYQLHLENQQYLEYFHIKVIRMVETETGETHFVRHLKFTHWPDHGVPHSSEQLVRFIRYLRAVHHKGPATVHCSAGIGRTGVLICTDILLSLIENDLPINVSDIVKEMRLQRHGMIQTKEQYLFCYKVWLEVLQGILQLHGNQWQPESPRDHKVV is encoded by the exons ATGGACGAAGAGGTGGGAG TTGAAGCTGTGTGTAGGACTGCTGGAAATTTCcgatgtctctctctcacccaagAACACGAT AGTTGCATCATGCAAGTGGAGTTCACAAAACCAGAAGGAGGAGGCCTTGGCTTTGCTTTGGTTGGGGGGACCAATGGCAGCATGCTCAGAGTAAAGGAAATCTGCTCTGGTGGAGTAGCTGAGCAGGACGGTCGGCTGAGAGTGGGAGATATTCTATTAGAG GTGAACGGTGTGATTGTGTCCGGGCTGAGCTACAGTAAGGTGGTGGATATCCTGCGTAAAGCTGAGGGCAGTGTACAGCTCACCATCTGCAGAGACATCCTGCCCCTGACCTACTCCGAGTCACCTACACCGCCCAACATGTCAGCTCAGACTGAAGCTATTTTAGCCGAGCAGCCGGCTCCTGTGTCCAGCCCTGATACCTGTTCCTCACCTGACGTCATGCTGAATAAGCCAGTTGAGCGCCCCCCTG AGGCAACTTCAGACCCTGTGGTCACTGAAGCTGATGTGTTCCTCacctcaccacctcctccaccacgcCAACTGACTGTTGTAACAGATGAAACCTCAATTAAACAG GAGAGCTGTAACAGCACCCCTTCTCATCAAGCTTGCTGCCCATCCCTCAATGTCACTGACATGTTGCATGGAGCTTCTGACAG GAAACAGATTGTGACCAAACTTTTGGACCAGTCCTGCAAAGACATCCGGAAAACCCAGTCAGACGGCTGGAGCAGcgaagaagatgatgatgatgtatttgACGCCACCGGTCGGGAAATGACCTCACGCCAAACAG GCCCACCCATTGTATCAGAGGAGGAACTGGCCAGTTTAGCTCTCATTAGCCCGGCTAAGACCAGCCAGTATTCAGGCTCCAGGGTCAAAGCTCTCATCCAGATTCTGCAGCATCAACTGGACCAGCAGGAACTGGTCAAAGAGTTcatg GCTCTGGAGCATCTGAAGCCCTCTGACAACTGTCTGGTGGGAAAAGCCCCTGAGAACAGAGATAAGAACCGTTACAGAGACATCCTACCCT ATGACGAAACCCGTGTTGCCGTTGGAGACAACCAGGACTACATCAACGCCAGCTACATCCGCTTGCAAGTTGGCGATGAAAAGTTCTTCTACATCTCCTGCCAGGGCCCTCTGCCGTCCACAGTGCCGGCTTTCTGGCAGATGATCTGGGAAAACAAATCTGATGTCATTGCCATGATGACCCAGGAAGTAGAACGGGGAAGGACAAAATGTCACAAGTACTGGCCAGAGAAGCTAGGCATTCCTCTGGACACCAGCAGGTACCAGCTACACCTGGAGAACCAACAGTACCTGGAGTATTTCCACATCAAGGTCATCCGCATGGTGGAGACAGAG ACCGGTGAGACCCATTTTGTCCGTCACCTGAAGTTCACACACTGGCCTGACCACGGCGTGCCGCACAGCTCCGAGCAGCTGGTTCGCTTCATCCGCTACCTGAGGGCGGTGCACCACAAGGGACCAGCCACTGTGCACTGCAGCGCCGGCATCGGACGGACAGGAGTTCTCATCTGCACTGACATTCTCCTCAGCCTCATTGAGAACGATTTGCCT ATTAATGTGAGCGACATTGTAAAAGAGATGAGGCTTCAGCGGCATGGGATGATTCAAACCAAG GAACAGTATCTCTTCTGCTACAAAGTTTGGTTGGAGGTTTTACAGGGCATTTTACAGCTTCACGGCAACCAATGGCAACCGGAAAGTCCCAGAGACCACAAAGTAGTTTGA